From a region of the Streptomyces sp. NBC_00193 genome:
- a CDS encoding amino acid permease, whose amino-acid sequence MTSVQVDEQQHDTTEGDGYHRALGARQIQMIAIGGAIGTGLFLGAGKAISKAGPSLILAYAIAGLVIFFIMRALGELLMYRPVSGSFSDYAREFLGPFWGYVTGWTYWLFWVVTGITEVTAAAQYMSYWTHDSFPQWAYALIFTVILYGANLISVKLFGELEFWFSMVKVTAIVGMILICAGILTIGFSDAADTATVSNLWNDGGFFPKGLGGTLMTLQIVMFAFLAVELVGVTAGESKDPEKTLPKAINTVPWRIAVFYVGALIMILSVVPWHEFQPGVSPFVAAFEKMGLGVGAAIVNFVVLTAALSSCNSGMYSTGRMLRDLALNGQGPKFFTKLTKSGTPLIGTTFSAALMLVGVWINYVAPGKAFDYVVSFATISGMWAWIMILVCQIRYRAASDRGDLPASPFRAPGAPYTSYFALAFIGMVIVMMGVDKDARVSLYCAPLWGLLLGVSYLVMKSRDPRGAAFTKAS is encoded by the coding sequence ATGACCTCCGTACAGGTCGACGAGCAGCAGCACGACACCACCGAGGGTGACGGCTACCACCGCGCACTCGGCGCCCGCCAGATCCAGATGATCGCGATCGGCGGCGCCATCGGCACCGGCCTCTTCCTGGGTGCCGGCAAGGCCATCTCCAAGGCCGGCCCCAGCCTGATCCTGGCCTACGCCATCGCGGGCCTGGTCATCTTCTTCATCATGCGGGCCCTGGGCGAACTGCTCATGTACCGCCCGGTGTCCGGCTCCTTCTCGGACTACGCCCGGGAGTTCCTCGGCCCCTTCTGGGGGTACGTGACCGGCTGGACCTACTGGCTCTTCTGGGTGGTCACCGGCATCACCGAAGTCACCGCCGCGGCGCAGTACATGTCGTACTGGACCCACGACAGCTTCCCGCAATGGGCGTACGCGCTGATCTTCACGGTCATCCTCTACGGCGCCAACCTGATCTCCGTGAAGCTCTTCGGCGAGCTGGAGTTCTGGTTCTCGATGGTCAAGGTCACCGCCATCGTCGGCATGATCCTGATCTGCGCCGGCATCCTCACCATCGGTTTCTCCGACGCCGCGGACACCGCCACCGTCTCCAACCTGTGGAACGACGGGGGCTTCTTCCCCAAGGGCCTCGGCGGCACGCTGATGACCCTGCAGATCGTGATGTTCGCCTTCCTCGCCGTCGAGCTGGTCGGCGTCACCGCCGGCGAGTCCAAGGACCCCGAGAAGACCCTGCCCAAGGCCATCAACACCGTGCCGTGGCGCATCGCCGTCTTCTACGTCGGCGCGCTGATCATGATCCTGTCGGTCGTCCCCTGGCACGAGTTCCAGCCCGGCGTCAGCCCCTTCGTCGCCGCCTTCGAGAAGATGGGCCTCGGCGTCGGCGCCGCGATCGTCAACTTCGTCGTCCTGACCGCGGCCCTGTCCTCCTGCAACTCGGGCATGTACTCCACCGGCCGCATGCTGCGCGACCTCGCCCTCAACGGCCAGGGCCCGAAGTTCTTCACCAAGCTCACCAAGAGCGGTACCCCGCTGATCGGCACCACCTTCTCGGCGGCGCTGATGCTGGTCGGCGTCTGGATCAACTACGTCGCCCCCGGCAAGGCCTTCGACTACGTCGTCTCCTTCGCCACCATCTCCGGCATGTGGGCCTGGATCATGATCCTGGTCTGCCAGATCCGCTACCGCGCGGCCTCCGACCGCGGCGACCTGCCCGCGTCGCCGTTCCGCGCCCCCGGCGCCCCGTACACGAGCTACTTCGCCCTGGCCTTCATCGGCATGGTCATCGTGATGATGGGCGTCGACAAGGACGCCCGGGTCTCGCTCTACTGCGCCCCGCTGTGGGGTCTGCTGCTGGGCGTCTCCTACCTGGTGATGAAGTCCCGCGACCCGCGCGGCGCCGCCTTCACCAAGGCTTCCTGA
- a CDS encoding Mov34/MPN/PAD-1 family protein: protein MLTITQDLYDRIVAHARQDHPDEACGVVAGPAGTDRPERFVPMLNAARSPTFYEFDSKDLLKLYRDLDDRDEEPVIVYHSHTATEAYPSRTDVTYANEPGAHYVLVSTADKDGLGEFQFRSYKIIEGVIAEEEVQVVEAY, encoded by the coding sequence ATGCTGACCATCACCCAGGACCTGTACGACCGGATCGTCGCGCACGCCCGTCAGGACCACCCCGACGAGGCCTGCGGCGTGGTGGCCGGCCCGGCGGGCACGGACCGCCCGGAGCGTTTCGTCCCGATGCTGAACGCGGCCCGGTCGCCCACGTTCTACGAGTTCGACTCGAAGGACCTGCTGAAGCTCTACCGCGACCTGGACGACCGGGACGAAGAGCCCGTCATCGTCTACCACTCGCACACCGCGACCGAGGCCTACCCCTCGCGCACGGACGTGACGTACGCGAACGAGCCCGGCGCGCACTACGTGTTGGTCTCCACGGCGGACAAGGACGGCCTGGGGGAGTTCCAGTTCCGGTCGTACAAGATCATCGAAGGCGTGATCGCGGAGGAAGAAGTACAGGTCGTCGAGGCCTACTGA
- a CDS encoding putative leader peptide: MVSHDVSIETPGRLLLVARLHVDLCRLASAICTAA, translated from the coding sequence ATGGTTTCCCACGACGTGAGCATCGAGACGCCCGGCAGGCTGCTGCTTGTGGCGCGGCTGCACGTCGACCTGTGCCGCCTCGCCAGCGCCATCTGTACTGCCGCCTGA
- a CDS encoding MoaD/ThiS family protein has protein sequence MAIEVRIPTILRTYTDGEKAVTGEGATLADLFSDLETRHKGIQERIIDEAKGGELRRFVNVYLNDEDVRFLDGISTALKDGDNVTILPAVAGGSK, from the coding sequence ATGGCCATCGAGGTCCGCATCCCCACCATCCTCCGCACCTACACCGACGGCGAGAAGGCCGTCACCGGTGAGGGCGCCACCCTGGCCGACCTCTTCTCCGACCTGGAGACCCGCCACAAGGGCATCCAGGAGCGCATCATCGACGAGGCCAAGGGCGGCGAGCTGCGCCGCTTCGTCAACGTCTACCTCAACGACGAGGACGTCCGCTTCCTCGACGGCATCTCCACCGCCCTCAAGGACGGCGACAACGTCACCATCCTCCCGGCCGTAGCCGGCGGATCGAAGTAA
- a CDS encoding PLP-dependent cysteine synthase family protein, with the protein MRYDSPLAAVGNTPLVRLPRLSPSDDVRIWAKLEDRNPTGSIKDRPALHMVEQAEKDGRLYPGCTILEPTSGNTGISLAMAAKLKGYKIVCVMPENTSQERRDLLAMWGAEIIPSPAAGGSNTAVRVAKELAEQNPSWVMLYQYGNPDNAGAHYATTGPEILADLPSITHFVAGLGTTGTLMGVGRYLREHVPGVKIVAAEPRYDDLVYGLRNLDEGFVPELYDPSVLTTRFSVGSADAVTRTRELLQQEGIFAGVSTGAALHAAIGVGRKAVAAGESADIVFVVADGGWKYLSTGVYTAATTEEAIEVLQGQLWA; encoded by the coding sequence ATGCGCTACGACTCCCCGCTGGCCGCGGTCGGCAACACGCCGCTGGTACGCCTGCCCCGGCTCTCGCCCTCGGACGACGTCCGCATCTGGGCGAAGCTCGAGGACCGCAACCCGACCGGCTCGATCAAGGACCGCCCCGCGCTCCACATGGTCGAGCAGGCCGAGAAGGACGGCCGGCTGTACCCCGGCTGCACGATCCTGGAGCCCACCTCGGGCAACACGGGCATCTCCCTCGCCATGGCCGCGAAGCTCAAGGGCTACAAGATCGTGTGCGTCATGCCGGAGAACACCTCCCAGGAGCGGCGCGACCTGCTGGCCATGTGGGGAGCCGAGATCATCCCGTCGCCGGCGGCGGGCGGTTCGAACACGGCCGTCCGCGTCGCGAAGGAACTGGCGGAGCAGAACCCCTCCTGGGTGATGCTCTACCAGTACGGCAACCCCGACAACGCGGGTGCCCACTACGCCACGACCGGCCCGGAGATCCTCGCGGACCTCCCCTCGATCACCCACTTCGTGGCGGGCCTGGGCACCACGGGCACCCTCATGGGCGTGGGCCGCTACCTGCGCGAACACGTCCCCGGCGTCAAGATCGTCGCGGCGGAACCGCGCTACGACGACCTCGTCTACGGCCTGCGCAACCTCGACGAGGGCTTCGTCCCGGAGCTCTACGACCCCTCCGTCCTGACGACCCGCTTCTCGGTGGGCTCGGCGGACGCGGTCACCCGCACCCGGGAGCTCCTCCAGCAGGAGGGCATCTTCGCGGGCGTCTCCACGGGCGCGGCCCTGCACGCGGCGATCGGCGTCGGCCGCAAGGCGGTGGCGGCGGGCGAATCGGCCGACATCGTCTTCGTCGTCGCCGACGGCGGCTGGAAGTACCTGTCGACGGGCGTCTACACCGCGGCCACCACCGAAGAAGCCATCGAAGTCCTCCAGGGCCAACTCTGGGCGTAG
- a CDS encoding DUF488 domain-containing protein, with product MLVDRLWPRGLSKEAAGVDEWAKAVAPSGELRKWFHAGGSVAEFRERYAVELRSEEAVVELARLRAVAAGGPVTLLTAVKDPGASHAGVLAALLG from the coding sequence GTGCTCGTGGACCGGCTGTGGCCGCGCGGGCTGTCGAAGGAGGCGGCGGGGGTCGACGAGTGGGCGAAGGCGGTCGCCCCGTCGGGGGAGCTGCGGAAGTGGTTCCACGCGGGTGGGTCCGTGGCGGAGTTCCGGGAGCGGTACGCGGTGGAGCTTCGCTCGGAGGAGGCGGTGGTGGAGCTCGCGCGGCTGCGGGCGGTGGCTGCGGGCGGGCCCGTCACGTTGTTGACCGCCGTCAAGGATCCCGGGGCGAGTCATGCGGGGGTGCTGGCCGCGTTGTTGGGCTGA
- a CDS encoding MBL fold metallo-hydrolase — MKLTVVGCSGSFPSAESACSSYLVEADGFRLLLDMGNGSLGELQRHIGLYDLDAIFLSHLHADHCIDMCAYFVARFYRHEGGRCGTIPVYGPEGTEKRLSTAYEDVPDERSMSEVFDFRTLKSGSFEIGPFQVRTEKVCHPVESYGIRVEHGGRSLTYSGDTGVCPELGLLAEDTDLFLCEASFTHGKEDIPDLHLNGREAGEFARAGRAGRLVLTHIPPWTDAERNLADARAVYEGPVELAYTGAVYEV; from the coding sequence ATGAAGCTCACCGTCGTCGGCTGTTCGGGCTCGTTCCCGTCCGCGGAATCGGCCTGTTCGAGCTACCTCGTCGAGGCCGACGGCTTCCGGCTGCTCCTCGACATGGGCAACGGCTCCCTCGGCGAGCTCCAGCGGCACATCGGGCTCTACGATCTCGACGCGATCTTCCTCAGCCACCTGCACGCCGATCACTGCATCGACATGTGCGCGTACTTCGTCGCCCGCTTCTACCGCCACGAGGGCGGCCGCTGCGGCACCATCCCCGTCTACGGCCCCGAGGGCACCGAGAAGCGGCTGTCCACCGCGTACGAGGACGTCCCCGACGAGCGCTCCATGAGCGAGGTCTTCGACTTCCGGACCCTGAAGTCCGGCTCCTTCGAGATCGGCCCGTTCCAGGTCCGCACCGAGAAGGTCTGCCACCCGGTCGAGTCCTACGGGATCCGCGTCGAGCACGGCGGCCGCTCGCTGACGTACTCCGGTGACACCGGCGTCTGCCCCGAGCTGGGCCTGCTCGCCGAGGACACCGACCTCTTCCTGTGCGAGGCCTCCTTCACGCACGGCAAGGAGGACATCCCGGACCTCCACCTCAACGGGCGCGAGGCCGGCGAGTTCGCCCGCGCCGGCCGCGCCGGACGGCTCGTCCTGACCCACATCCCGCCGTGGACGGACGCCGAACGCAACCTGGCCGACGCCCGCGCGGTCTACGAGGGCCCGGTCGAGCTGGCGTACACGGGCGCGGTGTACGAGGTCTGA
- a CDS encoding PTS transporter subunit EIIC — protein sequence MSTATAAEKKKGAGVMAVMQRIGRSLMLPVAVLPAGALLLRLGADDMLGDKDVFPTFVLKIAGYMAAGGGAILDNMALLFAVGIAIGFAKKSDGSTALAAVTGYLVFQKVLATFTDSNLPQVAKVVGGKIVMLDAPVNAGVLGGVVMGVITALLYQKFYRTKLPDWAGFFGGRRLVPILSALAGLVTGIVFGLIWPVLGSGLHSFGEWLTGSGAVGAGIFGVANRALIPIGMHHLLNSFPWFQAGSFETPTGAVHGDIGRFLAGDPTAGQFMTGFFPIMMFALPAACLAIVHCARPERRKVVGGMMFSLALTAFVTGVTEPIEFTFMFIAPVLYAIHAVLTGVSMALTWALGMRDGFGFSAGAVDFVLNLGIANNPWGLAGIGLCFAVVYYFVFRFAITKWNLPTPGRESDEELAEILKAEAK from the coding sequence ATGTCCACAGCCACCGCTGCGGAAAAGAAGAAGGGCGCTGGCGTGATGGCCGTCATGCAGCGCATCGGCCGGAGCCTCATGCTCCCCGTTGCGGTGCTGCCTGCCGGCGCGCTCCTGCTCCGCCTCGGCGCGGACGACATGCTCGGCGACAAGGACGTCTTCCCGACGTTCGTGCTCAAGATCGCCGGCTACATGGCCGCCGGTGGTGGCGCGATCCTCGACAACATGGCGCTGCTGTTCGCCGTCGGCATCGCGATCGGCTTCGCCAAGAAGTCGGACGGTTCGACCGCCCTCGCGGCCGTCACCGGTTACCTGGTCTTCCAGAAGGTGCTCGCCACCTTCACGGACAGCAACCTGCCGCAGGTCGCCAAGGTCGTCGGCGGCAAGATCGTCATGCTGGACGCCCCGGTCAACGCCGGTGTGCTCGGCGGCGTCGTGATGGGTGTCATCACCGCGCTGCTCTACCAGAAGTTCTACCGGACCAAGCTGCCGGACTGGGCGGGCTTCTTCGGCGGCCGCCGCCTCGTCCCGATCCTCTCCGCCCTCGCGGGTCTGGTCACGGGCATCGTCTTCGGTCTCATCTGGCCGGTCCTCGGCTCGGGTCTGCACAGCTTCGGTGAGTGGCTGACCGGCTCCGGCGCCGTCGGCGCGGGCATCTTCGGTGTCGCCAACCGTGCGCTGATCCCGATCGGCATGCACCACCTGCTGAACTCCTTCCCGTGGTTCCAGGCCGGCTCCTTCGAGACCCCGACCGGTGCCGTCCACGGTGACATCGGCCGCTTCCTCGCCGGTGACCCGACCGCCGGACAGTTCATGACCGGCTTCTTCCCGATCATGATGTTCGCCCTCCCGGCCGCCTGCCTCGCGATCGTCCACTGTGCGCGCCCCGAGCGCCGCAAGGTCGTCGGCGGCATGATGTTCTCCCTCGCGCTCACCGCCTTCGTGACCGGTGTGACCGAGCCCATCGAGTTCACCTTCATGTTCATCGCCCCGGTCCTCTACGCGATCCACGCGGTCCTGACCGGTGTCTCCATGGCGCTGACCTGGGCCCTGGGCATGCGTGACGGCTTCGGCTTCTCCGCCGGTGCGGTCGACTTCGTCCTGAACCTCGGCATCGCGAACAACCCGTGGGGCCTGGCCGGCATCGGCCTCTGCTTCGCGGTCGTCTACTACTTCGTCTTCCGCTTCGCCATCACCAAGTGGAACCTGCCGACGCCGGGCCGCGAGTCCGACGAGGAGCTCGCCGAGATCCTCAAGGCCGAGGCCAAGTAA
- a CDS encoding PTS transporter subunit EIIC: MSASSAAAVPQQKWWNGLFQGLQKMGRSLQLPIAVLPAAGILNRFGQDDVFGKDGLGWTSVAKVMAAAGGALLNADIGLPLLFCIGVAIGMAKKADGSTALAAVVGFLVYRSVLHAFPKSCPEGTKDIKGACLGAGDAFVEYTYQNPGVFGGIIMGMLAAWFWQRYHRVKLVDWLGFFNGRRLVPIIMTLVAIAFAVLCLWIWPPIGDALESFSDWLVGLGSVGAGIFGIANRALLVIGLHQFLNVPVWFQFGSYTKPDGQTVHGDIPMFLAGDPNAGQFLTGFFPIMMFALPAAALAITHCAKPARRKEVGGLMLSVGLTSFVTGITEPLEYSFLFLAPALYAVHAVLTGVSMAVTWAFGAKDGFSFSAGLIDYVINWSLATKPWLIIPIGLCFAVVYYGIFRFAITKWDIKTPGRESDEEIEVMQAENTKA, encoded by the coding sequence ATGAGCGCGAGCAGCGCCGCAGCAGTGCCACAGCAGAAGTGGTGGAACGGCTTGTTCCAAGGGCTGCAGAAGATGGGCCGGAGCCTGCAACTGCCGATCGCCGTGCTGCCCGCGGCCGGCATCCTGAACCGGTTCGGCCAGGACGACGTGTTCGGCAAGGACGGCCTGGGCTGGACGAGCGTCGCCAAGGTCATGGCGGCCGCGGGCGGCGCCCTGCTCAACGCGGACATCGGCCTGCCGCTGCTCTTCTGCATCGGCGTCGCGATCGGCATGGCCAAGAAGGCGGACGGCTCGACCGCCCTCGCGGCGGTGGTCGGCTTCCTCGTCTACCGGAGCGTGCTGCACGCCTTCCCCAAGTCCTGCCCGGAGGGGACCAAGGACATCAAGGGCGCCTGCCTGGGGGCCGGGGACGCCTTCGTCGAGTACACGTACCAGAACCCGGGGGTGTTCGGCGGCATCATCATGGGCATGCTGGCCGCCTGGTTCTGGCAGCGCTACCACCGGGTCAAGCTGGTGGACTGGCTGGGCTTCTTCAACGGCCGCCGCCTGGTCCCGATCATCATGACCTTGGTGGCGATCGCCTTCGCCGTGCTCTGCCTGTGGATCTGGCCGCCGATCGGCGACGCGCTGGAGAGCTTCTCGGACTGGCTGGTGGGTCTGGGCTCGGTGGGCGCCGGCATCTTCGGCATCGCGAACCGCGCGCTGCTGGTGATCGGCCTGCACCAGTTCCTGAACGTGCCCGTGTGGTTCCAGTTCGGCAGCTACACCAAGCCGGACGGGCAGACGGTGCACGGCGACATCCCGATGTTCCTCGCGGGCGACCCCAACGCGGGCCAGTTCCTCACCGGCTTCTTCCCGATCATGATGTTCGCCCTCCCGGCGGCGGCGCTGGCGATCACGCACTGCGCGAAGCCGGCCCGGCGCAAGGAGGTCGGCGGCCTGATGCTGTCGGTCGGCCTGACCTCGTTCGTCACCGGCATCACGGAGCCGCTGGAGTACTCGTTCCTCTTCCTGGCGCCGGCACTGTACGCGGTCCACGCGGTGCTGACGGGTGTGTCGATGGCGGTGACCTGGGCCTTCGGGGCCAAGGACGGCTTCAGCTTCTCGGCGGGTCTGATCGACTACGTCATCAACTGGAGCCTGGCGACGAAGCCCTGGCTGATCATTCCGATCGGCCTCTGCTTCGCCGTCGTCTACTACGGCATCTTCCGCTTCGCGATCACCAAGTGGGACATCAAGACGCCCGGCCGGGAGTCCGACGAGGAGATCGAGGTCATGCAGGCGGAGAACACCAAGGCCTGA